Proteins found in one Oncorhynchus tshawytscha isolate Ot180627B linkage group LG25, Otsh_v2.0, whole genome shotgun sequence genomic segment:
- the LOC112224707 gene encoding leucine-rich repeat, immunoglobulin-like domain and transmembrane domain-containing protein 1 translates to MFRGFSLGFCLTLFCFGPFVCSACPSQCNCFFHKLSDGSKARSVLCNDPQITLIPPNFPADTSKLRIEKTAITKISGETFHYLNSLEFLWMSFNSLNSLNVDSFRGLRSLDELRLEGNTLISFPWESLTDMPDLRLLDLHNNKISSIPAEATIYIKNLTYLDLSSNNLATVPPEVLSMWLSVKPSQEDGDSSKYILGLHDNPWLCDCRLYDLVQFQKSPSSSVVLIDTKLRCADPESLSGVLFSETELQRCQGPRVHTAVARVRSSLGNNVLLRCGTIGVPVPELSWTRADGKQMNGTVQEEVSKEGIIWSILSVPAVSYRDSGKYMCKATNFVGTADAIISLVITDSFKNEEQGGSSKTRNQRGRKTGGFGKAAYQKKLVARYIPPPTTTAAMPIIEPLGPSGFTGRYDIESYSILDSVADGQTPGPPATEPAIIKEVEKEVLSNLAANASSLQASAPPERRVVRSVKVIGDTDHTVSLNWRAPTAKNTTEFSVLYAVFGERDMRRINVGVGKNRITIDGLVPRTKYIACVCVKGLIPKKEQCVIFSTDEAASASGTQKLINVVVITVACVIAVPLTLIVCCGALKKRCKKLLGRKSKDIQDSYVTFETLSPGQKPKGMEGEYLARQHPDESNRLLSARSSVDSGATCRNEAPPSEYFC, encoded by the exons ATGTTTCGAGGTTTTAGCCTGGGTTTCTGCTTGACATTATTTTGCTTCGGACCGTTTGTTTGCAGCGCGTGTCCGTCTCAATGTAACTGCTTCTTTCACAAATTATCAGACGGATCCAAAGCAAG GAGTGTCCTTTGCAATGACCCACAGATTACTCTGATCCCACCCAACTTTCCTGCAGACACCTCGAAACTGCGGATCGAGAAGACTGCCATCACAAAGATCTCCGGCGAAACCTTTCACTACCTCAACAGTTTGGAATTTCTCTGGATGTCTTTCAATTCTCTCAACTCTTTGAATGTAGACAGCTTCCGTGGCCTGAGAAGTCTGGATGAGCTGAGACTGGAAGGGAACACTCTCATCTCTTTCCCCTGGGAATCTCTGACTGATATGCCCGACCTGAGGCTACTGGACCTACATAATAATAAGATATCGTCGATCCCGGCCGAGGCGACCATTTATATCAAGAACCTGACCTACCTGGACTTATCTAGCAACAACCTGGCCACCGTACCTCCTGAGGTTCTCTCTATGTGGTTATCTGTGAAACCGTCTCAAGAAGATGGGGACAGTTCCAAATATATTCTAG GTCTCCATGACAACCCATGGCTATGTGACTGCCGGCTCTATGACCTGGTCCAGTTCCAGAAGTCTCCGTCATCCTCTGTGGTTCTGATCGACACCAAGCTGCGCTGTGCTGACCCGGAGAGCCTGTCAGGGGTGTTGTTCAGCGAGACGGAGCTCCAGAGGTGTCAGGGGCCCCGTGTCCACACGGCTGTGGCCCGGGTCAGGAGCTCCCTGGGGAACAACGTCCTGCTACGTTGTGGGACTATCGGAGTCCCAGTACCAGAGCTGTCCTGGACCCGGGCAGACGGCAAACAGATGAATGGCACTG TTCAGGAAGAAGTTTCAAAGGAGGGAATCATTTGGTCCATCCTGAGTGTGCCTGCCGTCTCTTACCGGGACTCTGGGAAATACATGTGCAAAGCGACCAACTTTGTGGGGACTGCAGATGCCATCATCTCCCTGGTTATTACAGACTCCTTTAAAAATGAGGAACAAGGTGGCAGCTCCAAGACTAGAAACCAAAGAGGACGGAAAACCGGTGGATTTGGGAAAGCTGCCTACCAGAAGAAACTTGTTGCCAGATACATACCTCCACCAACCACGACGGCAGCTATGCCCATCATCGAGCCACTAGGACCGAGTGGTTTCACAGGGAGGTATGATATCGAGAGCTACAGTATTTTGGACAGTGTGGCCGATGGACAGACGCCCGGTCCTCCTGCCACGGAGCCGGCGATTATTAAGGAAGTGGAGAAGGAGGTTCTTAGCAACCTGGCAGCCAACGCCTCTTCTTTGCAGGCATCGGCGCCGCCGGAGAGACGGGTGGTACGATCGGTGAAGGTCATCGGGGACACCGATCACACCGTCTCCCTGAACTGGCGGGCCCCGACGGCCAAGAACACCACCGAGTTCAGCGTCCTGTATGCCGTTTTCGGCGAGAGGGACATGCGGAGGATCAACGTAGGCGTGGGAAAGAACCGTATCACCATCGACGGCCTTGTGCCAAGGACAAAGTACATCGCCTGCGTCTGCGTCAAAGGCCTGATCCCTAAAAAGGAGCAGTGTGTAATCTTCTCAACGGACGAGGCGGCAAGCGCAAGCGGCACCCAGAAGCTCATTAACGTGGTGGTGATCACCGTGGCCTGTGTGATCGCTGTCCCCCTGACACTGATCGTCTGCTGCGGGGCGCTCAAGAAGCGCTGTAAAAAGCTACTGGGGAGGAAATCCAAAGATATTCAAGACTCATATGTAACATTCGAAACCCTCTCCCCGGGACAGAAGCCtaaggggatggagggggagtacCTTGCCAGGCAACACCCAGACGAGTCCAACAGACTGCTCTCTGCTAGATCCAGTGTGGACTCTGGGGCTACTTGTAGGAATGAGGCACCCCCTAGTGAGTACTTTTGTTGA